In Clostridiisalibacter paucivorans DSM 22131, the genomic stretch AGTTATATTGGTCATAAGATTATCTATTTCATTTTGTTTATAAATACCATTTATAGTTATTTGTGTTCTATTATTCTTATATGTTATTGCATTTATTACTTGGTATTTATTCATATAATCATTATTATATCTAAAATCGTTAAACCTGATACCTCCCACTACAGTACCTTCACAATTAGTCATAGTATTTTTAATTATTACCTCTATATTGCTTCTTTCAGCTATTTCTACAGCTCTAGGATGAATCACTTTTGCTCCATCTTCAGCTAATTGATATAATTCATTATAACAAATTGAATCTATTACTTTAGCATCTGGAACTATTCTAGGATCTGCTGTCATTATTCCATCAACATCTGTATATATTTCTACAGATTTACAATTTAAACTTTCTGCTAAAACAACAGCACTGGTATCACTTCCGCCTCTCCCTAATGTAGTAAGCTCTCCATTAGAAGTTCCTCCTTGAAAACCTGTAACTATAACTATTTTATTCTGTTTCAAAGCATCATTTATCTTATCAGTATTTACAGATAAAATTTTAGCATTACCAAATGTATCATCAGTTTCTATACCTGCTTGATATCCCGTTAAAACACAGGTTTTAAAACCCTTTTTATTTAATAGATTAGCAAGAATAACAGAAGATATCATCTCACCACAAGACATCAATAGATCTATATCTCGTAAATCTGAATACCCTTTGTCAATTAAGGATAATAATGTATCAGTGGCATAAGGATTTCCTAGCCTACCCATCGCTGATACAACAACAACAACTCCCATTTTTTTATTATATTTATCAATTATTTTATTAGTAACTAGTTCTCTAGTTTTATTATCTGAAAGAGAAGTTCCCCCAAATTTTTGTACGATTATTTCCATAGTTTCACCCCAAATTTTTGTTTATTTAGGTATTTATCAATATATTATA encodes the following:
- the dapG gene encoding aspartate kinase, coding for MEIIVQKFGGTSLSDNKTRELVTNKIIDKYNKKMGVVVVVSAMGRLGNPYATDTLLSLIDKGYSDLRDIDLLMSCGEMISSVILANLLNKKGFKTCVLTGYQAGIETDDTFGNAKILSVNTDKINDALKQNKIVIVTGFQGGTSNGELTTLGRGGSDTSAVVLAESLNCKSVEIYTDVDGIMTADPRIVPDAKVIDSICYNELYQLAEDGAKVIHPRAVEIAERSNIEVIIKNTMTNCEGTVVGGIRFNDFRYNNDYMNKYQVINAITYKNNRTQITINGIYKQNEIDNLMTNITQNDISIDLINFFTDKKVFTIDSEDTVLIKNILEKGNYNYNIIERCCKLSLIGHKMHGIPGVMAKIVNTLNKANIEILQSADSHTTIWCLVRHEDSSKALQVLHKEFGLGEK